In Erpetoichthys calabaricus chromosome 4, fErpCal1.3, whole genome shotgun sequence, one genomic interval encodes:
- the LOC127527659 gene encoding uncharacterized protein LOC127527659 — MDEKEDFWSELDEVMNSVPKGQKVVIGVDFNGHVGEGNRGDEEVMGRYGVKERNEKGQRIVDFAKRMDMAVVNTYFKKRAEHRVTYKSGGRCTQVDYILCRRVNLKEIEECKVVAGESVVKQHRMVVCRMTLLIKKRKRVRAEPRVKWWKLKKEDCKVEFREKVRQALGGSEEVPDSWETTADVVRMTARMVLGLTSGQRKEEKETWWWNGEVQESIQRKRMAKKKWDSQRDAESRQDYKEIRRKVKRDMAKATEKAYDELYERLDTKEGEKDLYRLAGQRDRAGKDVQQVKVIKDKDGNVLTSEQCVLC, encoded by the coding sequence atggatgagaaagaagatttttggagtgagttggatgaagtgatgaacagtgtacccaaaggacagaaagtggtgattggagtggatttcaatggacatgttggtgaagggaacagaggagacgaggaggtgatgggtaggtatggtgtcaaggagaggaatgaaaaaggtcagaggatagtggattttgccaaaaggatggacatggctgtggtgaatacgtattttaagaagagggcggaacatagggtgacgtacaagagtggaggaagatgcacacaggtagattacatcctatgcagaagagtcaatctgaaggagattgaagagtgcaaagtagtggcaggggaaagtgtagttaagcagcataggatggtggtctgtaggatgacgttgttgatcaagaagaggaagagagtaagggcagagccaagggtcaaatggtggaagttgaaaaaggaagactgcaaagttgagtttagggagaaggtgagacaggcactgggtggtagtgaagaagtaccagacagttgggaaactacagcagatgtagtaaggatgacagcaagaatggtgcttggcttgacatctggacagaggaaggaggaaaaggaaacctggtggtggaatggggaagtacaggagagtatacagaggaagaggatggcaaagaagaagtgggatagtcagagagatgcagaaagtagacaagactacaaggagataaggcgcaaggtgaagagagacatggcgaaggctacagaaaaagcatatgatgagttgtatgagaggttggacactaaagagggagaaaaggacctgtaccgattggctggacagagggaccgagctgggaaagatgtgcagcaggttaaggtaataaaggataaagatggaaacgtactcacaagcgagcaGTGTGTGTTGTGCTGa